In Procambarus clarkii isolate CNS0578487 chromosome 13, FALCON_Pclarkii_2.0, whole genome shotgun sequence, the following are encoded in one genomic region:
- the LOC123757271 gene encoding LOW QUALITY PROTEIN: leukocyte elastase inhibitor (The sequence of the model RefSeq protein was modified relative to this genomic sequence to represent the inferred CDS: inserted 1 base in 1 codon), with protein MRWEAVAGVTIATVVVATVASVVPQCLSDSGNSRGVNTDLSGINDFSFDLYRQLSRNTPAENLFFSPYSIWTALTLIYFGTAGSTKTQLEAALRVTDKASTLRLWRALDVMYAQRASSQPQYTFNIANRAYFDDLLDLRPCISTILHKELQKIDFSDLYGSSATINEFVSTTTKGLIPKLVSPDDMVDAIMILINAAYFKGTWRYQFKPSHTQPRQFFVSPGHSVDVPMMXLKTKLRLAHSEELAAQVLEVPYAGDAISMLLLLPDVEGEEGFRCVVSALTSGTLLRATQERAHTDTVELFLPRFKLEQMLEDDLQEGLKNLGIRDLFNGSSADLSQFSVNKELVVSKTIHKAFVEVNEEGTEAAAATAVVAYVRSGFNRAHSFVCNRPFLFLIHDNQTKNVLFMGAYKKPLTGSYRKTQTAYRRGSG; from the exons ATGAGGTGGGAAGCTGTGGCGGGAGTTACCATCGCGACGGTTGTCGTGGCAACGGTGGCCAGCGTCGTCCCACAATGCCTCTCCGACAGTGGCAACTCCAGAGGCGTCAACACTGACCTCTCCGGCATCAACGACTTCAGCTTTGATCTCTACAGACAACTTTCCCGCAATACCCCGGCCGAGAACCTCTTTTTCTCGCCCTATAGCATTTGGACAGCGCTCACCCTGATCTACTTCGGGACGGCGGGAAGCACCAAGACCCAACTGGAAGCCGCGCTCAGGGTTACGGACAAGGCGTCAACACTGCGGTTGTGGCGCGCACTTGACGTAAT gtaCGCCCAGCGAGCCAGCAGCCAGCCCCAGTACACCTTCAACATCGCCAATCGTGCCTACTTTGACGACCTCCTTGACCTGCGACCTTGCATCTCCACCATCCTCCACAAGGAGCTCCAGAAGATCGACTTCTCAGAC CTTTACGGTTCTTCGGCCACCATCAACGAGttcgtgtccaccaccaccaaaggCCTCATTCCGAAACTGGTGAGCCCTGATGACATGGTGGACGCCATCATGATACTTATCAACGCCGCCTACTTCAAGGGCACCTGGAGGTACCAGTTCAAACCCTCGCACACACAACCCAGGCAGTTCTTTGTCTCCCCCGGCCACTCTGTCGACGTGCCCATGA TGCTCAAGACAAAGCTCAGGCTAG CCCACTCAGAGGAGCTGGCAGCCCAAGTTCTGGAAGTGCCCTACGCCGGAGACGCCATTTCCATGTTGTTGTTACTGCCGGACGTCGAGGGAGAGGAAGGGTTCCGGTGCGTGGTGTCAGCGCTCACTTCCGGCACCCTGTTGAGAGCCACCCAGGAACGGGCCCATACTGACACGGTCGAACTTTTCCTGCCCAGGTTTAAGTTGGAACAGATGCTCGAGGATGATTTGCAGGAG GGCCTCAAGAACCTGGGAATCCGTGACCTGTTCAACGGTAGTTCAGCCGACCTGTCGCAGTTCTCAGTCAACAAGGAGCTCGTCGTCAGCAAGACTATCCACAAAGCTTTCGTCGAGGTGAATGAAGAAGGGACAGAGGCCGCAGCTGCAACGGCGGTGGTGGCCTACGTCAGATCCGGCTTCAACAGGGCGCATAGTTTCGTCTGTAACAGACCGTTCTTGTTCCTCATTCACGACAACCAAACGAAGAACGTTCTGTTCATGGGAGCCTACAAGAAGCCGCTGACAGGCTCCTACAGGAAGACGCAGACAGCCTACAGGAGAGGCAGTGGATAA
- the LOC138364276 gene encoding leukocyte elastase inhibitor-like: MRWEAVAGVTMATVVVATVASVVPQCLSDSGNSRGVNTDLSGINDFSFDLYRQLSRNTPAENLFFSPYSIWTALTLTYFGTAGSTKTQLEAALRVTDKASTLRLWRALDVMYAQRASSQSQYTFNIANRAYFDDLLDLRPCISTILHKELQKIDFSDLYGSSATINEFVSTTTKGLIPNLVSPDDMVDAIMMLINAAYFKGTWRYQFKPSHTQPRQFFVSPGHSVDVAMMRIKTKLRLAHSEELAAQVLEVPYAGDAISMLLLLPDVEGEEGFRRVVSALTSGTLLRATQERAHTDTVELFLPKFKLEQMLEDDLKEGLKNLGIRDLFNGSSADLSQFSVNKELVVSKTIHKAFVEVNEEGTEAAASTAVVAVVRSGFNRAHSFVCNRPFLFLIHDNQTKNVLFMGAYKKPLTGSYRKTQTAYRRGSGKNK; this comes from the exons ATGAGGTGGGAAGCTGTGGCGGGAGTTACCATGGCGACGGTTGTCGTGGCAACGGTGGCCAGCGTCGTCCCACAATGCCTCTCCGACAGTGGCAACTCCAGAGGCGTCAACACTGACCTCTCCGGCATCAACGACTTCAGCTTTGATCTCTACAGACAACTTTCTCGCAACACCCCGGCCGAGAACCTCTTTTTCTCGCCCTATAGCATTTGGACAGCGCTCACCCTGACCTACTTCGGGACGGCGGGAAGCACCAAGACCCAACTGGAAGCCGCGCTCAGGGTTACGGACAAGGCGTCAACACTGCGGTTGTGGCGCGCACTTGACGTAAT gtaCGCCCAGCGAGCCAGCAGCCAGTCCCAATACACCTTCAACATCGCCAATCGTGCCTACTTTGACGACCTCCTTGACCTGCGACCTTGCATCTCTACCATCCTCCACAAGGAGCTCCAGAAGATCGACTTCTCAGAC CTTTACGGTTCTTCGGCCACCATCAACGAGttcgtgtccaccaccaccaaaggCCTCATTCCGAATCTGGTGAGCCCTGATGACATGGTGGACGCCATCATGATGCTTATCAACGCCGCCTACTTCAAGGGCACCTGGAGGTACCAGTTCAAACCCTCGCACACACAACCCAGGCAGTTCTTTGTCTCCCCCGGCCACTCTGTCGACGTGGCCATGATGAGGATCAAGACAAAGCTCAGGCTAG CCCACTCAGAGGAGCTGGCAGCCCAAGTTCTGGAAGTACCCTACGCCGGAGACGCCATTTCCATGTTGTTGTTACTGCCGGACGTCGAGGGAGAGGAAGGGTTCCGGCGCGTGGTGTCAGCGCTCACTTCCGGCACCCTGTTGAGAGCCACCCAGGAACGGGCCCATACTGACACGGTCGAACTTTTCCTGCCCAAGTTTAAGTTGGAACAGATGCTCGAGGATGATTTGAAGGAG GGCCTCAAGAACCTGGGCATCCGTGACCTGTTCAACGGTAGTTCAGCCGACCTGTCGCAGTTCTCAGTCAACAAGGAGCTCGTCGTCAGCAAGACAATCCACAAAGCTTTCGTCGAGGTGAATGAAGAAGGGACAGAGGCCGCAGCTTCGACGGCGGTGGTGGCCGTAGTCAGATCCGGCTTCAACAGGGCACATAGTTTCGTCTGTAACAGACCGTTCTTGTTCCTCATTCACGACAACCAAACTAAAAACGTTCTGTTCATGGGAGCCTACAAGAAGCCGCTGACAGGCTCCTACAGGAAGACGCAGACAGCCTACAGGAGAGGCAGTGGAAAAAATAAATAG